The proteins below come from a single Dinghuibacter silviterrae genomic window:
- a CDS encoding RagB/SusD family nutrient uptake outer membrane protein produces MQRQLFHTNLRRATMVGLLLLAAACQRKLVENPQSILTPAFFKTAQGFQTGLDAAYAGNRNIWGPVDYATMSVPGTDEFITGNDGNNDINKYNSNYTSSTGTLSNVWTPCYTYINTCNGLVDNAVSVTGLDTATRNEMVGEARFLRANYYFLLVQQWGNITLNEHFQSTPTTSAAQSPMADVYAFIIQDLRAAIAVLPPSPQTTGVLAGKATKAAAMHLLSKVYLTRGWSPAAQAGDFTHAFQVADSVIHVLGPANGVYLLQDFGQVYAEGNEANNEVLWSVQHTTNLAYNGSATQNNSGPDNLYCHFWVPKYEVEPGMQRSTLYGRPYIRWVPTLWLMDTAFADKVNDTRYAKSFQNLWLCNFAGSIPVWTSPLPPGAPANAVVGQPKFTLNDTAIFMPGYDVSNAQIAASRYLLIPPRKYSIALSPAMTKYFDINRSNMNAPSIRPIIIYRLAETYLIAAEALLMSGQAAAAVPYINAIRERAAYPTGNAAAMDITAGQVTLDFILDERARELCGEVTRWEDLRRTRTLLQRVQLHNSDGRFTITARDTLRPIPQVQIDATITGPAYTQNPGW; encoded by the coding sequence ATGCAACGACAACTTTTTCATACGAACCTGAGGCGCGCGACCATGGTCGGGCTTCTCCTGCTTGCTGCGGCCTGCCAGCGCAAGCTGGTCGAAAACCCACAGTCCATCCTCACTCCGGCGTTTTTCAAAACGGCCCAGGGTTTCCAAACGGGGCTGGACGCGGCGTATGCCGGGAACCGGAACATCTGGGGCCCGGTGGATTACGCCACCATGAGCGTGCCGGGTACGGATGAATTCATCACCGGCAACGACGGGAACAACGACATCAACAAATACAACAGCAACTATACGTCTTCCACGGGGACCTTGTCCAATGTATGGACGCCCTGCTATACGTATATCAATACCTGTAACGGGCTTGTCGACAACGCGGTTTCGGTGACGGGACTGGACACCGCCACGCGCAACGAGATGGTGGGTGAGGCCAGGTTCCTCCGGGCGAACTACTACTTCCTCCTGGTCCAGCAATGGGGGAACATCACGCTGAACGAGCACTTTCAAAGTACCCCGACGACGTCGGCTGCGCAGTCTCCGATGGCAGACGTGTATGCCTTTATCATTCAGGACCTGAGGGCCGCCATAGCGGTGCTCCCGCCCAGTCCCCAGACGACGGGTGTCCTGGCGGGCAAGGCGACCAAGGCGGCCGCCATGCACCTCCTCTCCAAGGTGTACCTGACCCGGGGGTGGTCGCCTGCCGCCCAGGCGGGGGACTTTACCCATGCCTTCCAGGTCGCGGACAGCGTCATCCACGTCCTGGGACCCGCTAATGGGGTATACCTGCTCCAGGACTTTGGCCAGGTATATGCGGAGGGCAACGAAGCCAACAACGAAGTACTTTGGTCCGTGCAACACACCACCAACCTTGCCTACAACGGGTCCGCGACCCAGAACAACAGCGGACCGGACAACCTGTATTGTCACTTCTGGGTGCCGAAATACGAAGTGGAGCCGGGTATGCAGCGCAGCACCCTGTACGGGCGCCCCTATATCCGCTGGGTGCCTACGCTGTGGCTCATGGATACCGCCTTTGCGGACAAGGTCAACGACACCCGCTATGCGAAGAGCTTTCAAAACCTTTGGTTGTGCAACTTTGCGGGTTCGATCCCGGTCTGGACGAGTCCTTTGCCACCCGGGGCGCCGGCGAACGCCGTGGTGGGCCAGCCCAAGTTTACCCTGAACGACACCGCGATCTTTATGCCCGGGTACGACGTCAGCAACGCGCAGATCGCCGCTTCCCGCTACCTGCTGATTCCGCCCCGGAAATATTCCATCGCCTTGTCTCCCGCCATGACCAAGTATTTTGACATCAACCGCTCCAATATGAATGCGCCTTCCATCCGGCCGATTATCATCTACCGGCTCGCAGAGACCTACCTGATTGCCGCGGAGGCCTTGTTGATGAGCGGACAGGCCGCCGCGGCGGTGCCTTATATCAACGCGATCCGGGAGCGCGCGGCCTATCCCACGGGGAATGCCGCGGCCATGGACATCACGGCCGGACAGGTGACCCTGGACTTTATCCTGGACGAACGCGCCCGGGAATTGTGCGGGGAGGTCACGCGCTGGGAAGACCTGCGGCGGACGCGGACCCTTTTGCAACGCGTCCAGTTGCATAATTCGGATGGAAGGTTTACTATTACGGCAAGGGATACCCTCCGGCCCATCCCCCAGGTACAGATAGACGCAACGATCACCGGGCCCGCGTATACCCAGAATCCAGGTTGGTAA
- a CDS encoding rhamnogalacturonidase, whose protein sequence is MKHFFVILFCMTAVPAPAATKAPAGGVYNIRDFGAKGDGVTLETKAIDKAIDAAAAAGGGTVFFPAGHYLSFTIHLQSNVSLYLDQGAVLIGAESKEGAGYDAPEPNTAYDAYQDFGHNHWKNSLICGEYVHDISILGQGMIWGRGLIRNASSKTPSGIGNKAIGLKWCRNVTIQDISILHGGHFAILATGVDNLSIRNLKIDTDRDGMDIDCCKNVRVSDCYVNSPFDDGICLKSSFGLGLARSTENVTVTNCQVSGYDMGTLLDGTFQRTYSKYSDGSPTGRIKMGTESNGGFKNVTISNCVFDYCRGLALETVDGALLEDVTISNITMRDVTNAPLFIRLGERMRGPDTIPVGVCRRIILSNIVVYNADPRHGCIISGVPGHPIEGLRMSDIHLYYRGGGTKDMAARVVPEYEKDYPEPYRFGSMPAYGFFIRHVKDLHLHDLEIRYATDDQRPPFYMEDVTGAELHHVQVQKADGAPCLVLRQVSDLSLERVQHVKDAVIASADRQDL, encoded by the coding sequence ATGAAGCACTTTTTCGTCATTCTTTTTTGCATGACGGCCGTCCCGGCTCCGGCGGCCACAAAGGCTCCGGCGGGCGGCGTCTACAACATCCGCGACTTTGGCGCCAAAGGCGACGGCGTCACGCTGGAAACCAAGGCCATCGACAAGGCCATTGACGCGGCGGCGGCCGCGGGGGGAGGAACGGTATTTTTCCCTGCGGGCCACTACCTATCCTTTACGATCCACCTGCAAAGCAACGTATCTCTTTACCTCGACCAGGGCGCCGTCCTGATCGGCGCGGAGAGCAAGGAGGGCGCGGGGTATGACGCCCCGGAACCCAATACGGCCTATGACGCCTACCAGGATTTCGGGCACAACCACTGGAAGAACAGCCTGATCTGCGGCGAGTACGTACACGATATTTCCATCCTCGGCCAGGGGATGATCTGGGGGCGGGGGCTGATCCGGAACGCGTCTTCCAAAACACCGTCCGGTATCGGGAACAAGGCCATCGGTCTCAAATGGTGCCGGAACGTGACGATCCAGGACATATCGATCCTGCACGGGGGACACTTCGCCATCCTGGCCACCGGGGTGGACAACCTTTCGATCCGGAACCTGAAGATCGACACCGACCGGGACGGAATGGACATCGACTGTTGTAAAAACGTGCGCGTGTCGGATTGTTATGTGAACTCTCCCTTTGACGACGGGATATGTTTAAAAAGCTCCTTTGGTCTCGGGTTGGCACGGTCCACGGAAAACGTGACCGTCACCAACTGCCAGGTGAGCGGGTATGACATGGGTACGCTGCTGGACGGCACCTTTCAACGCACCTACAGCAAGTACTCGGACGGGAGCCCCACGGGCCGTATCAAGATGGGGACCGAGTCCAACGGCGGCTTTAAAAACGTCACCATTTCCAATTGCGTTTTTGACTACTGCCGGGGGCTGGCCCTGGAAACCGTGGATGGGGCGCTCTTAGAGGACGTGACCATTTCCAATATCACCATGAGGGACGTCACCAATGCCCCCCTCTTTATCCGGCTGGGGGAACGCATGCGCGGTCCCGATACGATACCGGTGGGCGTTTGCCGGCGGATCATCCTCAGCAATATCGTCGTGTACAATGCCGACCCCCGGCATGGGTGTATCATCAGCGGCGTCCCGGGTCACCCGATCGAGGGATTGCGCATGAGCGACATTCATCTGTACTATAGGGGCGGTGGCACAAAAGATATGGCGGCCCGGGTCGTACCGGAATACGAGAAGGATTATCCCGAACCCTACCGGTTTGGATCCATGCCGGCGTACGGGTTCTTTATCCGTCACGTAAAGGACCTGCACCTCCATGACCTGGAGATCAGGTATGCCACAGACGACCAGCGGCCGCCTTTTTACATGGAAGACGTGACCGGGGCAGAGCTGCACCACGTGCAGGTGCAAAAGGCCGACGGCGCTCCGTGCCTCGTGCTGCGGCAGGTGTCGGATCTGAGTCTGGAACGGGTGCAACACGTAAAAGATGCGGTGATCGCTTCGGCGGACCGGCAGGATCTCTAA